TTTGGCATTTTACTTTATAAAGTATAATCAGTTAAAGCATTTACCATATTCCATCGAGTCGATCTGCAATCATTTTCCCTTGGACTGGGACAAGACCCGATGTATGAAGTGACTTGAATATATGACCTGAAAACATATAAAATCAATAATACTTACCCAGATAAATATAATGCAACTGAACAATAGATAGTAGAATATATTATAGAACCAAACCTTTATCTTCAACGGTTGCTGATCTATCAAGCAAACGCTCAGAATCTGAGTCGATGGTAATTGCAAGCTGCTCGTTTGATCCCTTTCTTAAAGATCTCATTTGGGCCGCAGATGGGACCAAAGGCAACCCCGCCTTCCCAACTGCAACCTGTAagagaaacattaaagaaaattaaTATCATAAATAAAAACTCAGCATAAATGTCTGTTATGTTATTTTCATTCCACCTAAAAGGATCAGACAAGGATATGAAAAAAAGCTAGGCTAGGTGATAAAAAAAAGGGCAAGTTGGTCAAGTCAGAGAAAGTTTTGGGTCAAAACGTATCATTTTTTGTCCAAAATATTGTATGTTTCAGGAACAATTTTTGTTTCAAATATGGTTACGATATTTACGTCATTTCAATATGGATTAAACTTTTTGAATAACATGACTTGGTAGGTTTTATGCCTCAAAAATACAGTTTCAAGTGACTTTGGACCTGTATGACCCATTTAAGAATTGAGATGCTTCCTTTCTAGCTAACTCTTTGGTTTTGCGTATCTGACCGGTTAAATACACTCATAGATGAAGGCTTATGTTGATCCAAGCCACTTTTTGTCCAACATATTATACATTTTATAATTAAGGAATAATGgaatttaataatcccaacttttaCCAGTTGGCCGACAACggacccaacttcaaaaataaccactggcggACCCAACTTTTAACATTTTGTAAAACATTGGACCCTTGCTGGGAGAGTAGGAGAAGGTGGTCCCAACTTCAAACATTGGACCACTGGCGGTCACCACTAACATCCCTTGGACGGTGTTAGCAAGGGTCCAATGTTTTACAAAATGTCAAAAGTTGGGACCGCCAATGgctatttttgaagttgggtccGTTGCCGGCCAACTGgtgaaagttgggattattaaattcCATTATTCCTATAATTAATTTGTGCCTCAATATGATTACAAAGTTTATGTTATTTCCACAAAGTTCTTATCAAAATATAGAAGGTTTTATGACTCAAAAATGAACATTGGAATGCTGGATGACTTTTTAACCCATTTTGACTTGTTTCCTATTTAGCTACCATTTTTTAATTTACCATTTGTCCCATTAGACGAGCAGGAAAACAATAAATATGGACATAAACAAGCAATAAAAATAACACATGCCTGATCATCAATTTCTGATATCTCTGATCCAGCTGGCAAGGAAGGTGCTTTCTGTATAGTGTCAGATGCACCAGTTCTATTTTGAATAAAATCTTCAAGAAATTTAACTCTGCTTGATAATTCTTGAGCTTTGGATCTTGAATTTTTACCATCCAAAACTATGCCCTGAACAAGCCTCTCCAGTACTAAAAGCAGTCCTGCCACATCAGCAGGTTTCTTGACTCCGATCGATTCATCACCTCCAAACTTTTGAATAATATTTTGCAACCCATCTTTATATTCCCCCTTCAAAAGGTCAACTTCAAAGGCTTGTTTTGAAAGGGTTGACCGCAGGTCTTCTTTCGCATGAGTCAACAAGGTCAACTGGTCTAGCAATTCATTTACACTATCAATTATATAGAAGAGTTTTTTAACAGGGTTTGAATCTAGAGGCTGTGTCTCTCCAACTATAAGGTTTGGGAAAGGGACTGTGATCCCGTCTATCTTATCAAATAAGGTTTTTATTTGTGAAGCGGATAAAAGCGCATTTTCAGAATCACcctctgaaaaaaaaaacaaaaacaaaaaatattaaaattaaagaGCTATACAATAGATCATAATCAAATGATATAAGTGGAAAACGGGTGGTCTGGGTAAAGGgataatataaatatttttttgtaAATGGATCGAATTTGCCACCTCTAATCAATGGCATGAATGTATGACCTCaatcctatgcagttaatgcggtaaaaaatcggatatcagttatcgcggtgggatattggtaatattaatatcatgctaaatttgTATAtgttgcaacttgcaaaacactaacaattataGCAAGTAGGAAttgattaagacttaaaacactaacatttaacactaacaattaacaattaagacttaaaacactaatagcagcaataagaacaAAGACGGATTGAAGAACTAAGAAAAAGGTACTGATATCGAGAAAATCGGcaatatatcggtcaaatatcgccgataatatagGTACCGATATCTCACCAGGGACCGATACATTAGCTGCATAGCCTCAATCACTACACATTATAATCGAatataatcatcaataaaagcaAAAGTTTACCATGATCTTTAACAAGCGGAATACTTTGAGCAGACAACTCCTTTTCTCTTGCATTCCACTTTTCCTCTTTGGCCCGATAATCTTCTAATTTGGGGCTCATTTCCTTGCACGTATTTCGAGAAGCTTCCAGTTCAGTCTCGAATTTCATAACTTTTCTTTGGAGTGCATCAttttcttctttgacttcttcGTACACTGACCTCGTTTTCTCTAATTCACcatgtaattcttcaattacttcCTTTGATTTGTCATACATTGATCTACTTTTCTCCAATTCACTCTCTAATTCTTTAATTACTTCTTTTGAGTTGTCATACATTGAACTGTTTTTCTCTAATTCAACTTTTAAACGCTCAAGTGTGGTGGACATGTTCTCTTTATCGCTAACATGTTGTTTAATTACACTTTGAATGTTTCTAGCAGCAGATAACAGCTCATCAGCAGCAGCCTTGACATCTGTTACTGCCACATCATCAACCCCAATGGTGGGGTCCGTTTGCAGCATATGATTTTCAAGATGAAATTTCAAATCTTTGGTGACATCAGCACACACAGATACAAGAACTTTAATGCTGTTTTCCAGCATTACCATTTTATTATCCTGCATTTGTTTGTCCATCTGCATGCTTTTCATATTTTGTTGCAAGGATATTGTTTGTTGAACCATAAATGGGATATTATTCCTTATTGCTTCTAACTGTTTCAGCAAAGATCCAATTATGTCATCAATGAGGGTCGAGAAATTGCCAAACTGATTAGCGAGAATTTGGTTTTTTGTATTTAGGTTATCCAAAGTTCTCCCAACATATAAACCAATACCCTCAGTATCTTCTGCATTGAACTCATCATAAATTAATCCAGTGTTCCAATCGTTTTCAAAACCAGCAGGGAGGAAAGGTGGCGATTGAAGTTCCTGTAAATCATAATTGAGATAAAGAGTGAAAACATAACTAATACATTCTTATTATACGAATTTGAAATAATTTTGCTGGTAATCAGATCTGGTTGGTTCTGTAATCACGTTAATGCATGTGGGCAATTAAATTAATATGTTAAACACAAACACAAGAGAAAAAACATCGACCGTAGATGATAAGAAAACAGAGGGAATTAACAACCGTTGGGATTTATAGTACAGAATTTATATAACTAGAAGTGGAAATAGGCGGGTCAGGTGGACTCTAGAAACTTTTAGGCAACCCGCAAACTCCTTTTCtccattaaaaaaataaatttattggTCTTGCAAAAATATGATTATAGAAACTATGACACTACAAAAATGATATCACTTTTTTAATAAAGCATATAGGAGGTTTTTATGCATTTGAATACGCTTTGAATAactgtttgacccgtttcctttTCAAATAAAATCTTCTAGCTTATCTCATGTGACCTGTTAGGTGTGCAACATAACCCAACTCAATCCATTACTaggtaaatgggtcaaaactgcCCCCTCTAGCCATAACAAACTAAcattctaacaaagaaaaaaaagaatATTGTTTATGTTACCTCAATATCATGATGGTCTTGCAGCTGTTCTGAATCAATATTATCCTTCATATCTTTTAGAAGACGGTCTATTTCTCTCAAACTTTCGACTTTTCTCTCAAAACTTTGCTTGAACGAAAACAACAAAGATTCATCTTTCAAGAACACTTGAAGATTGCCAAAGAAACCCTCGAGCTGTGGGGCCATTTTACCATTCTTAGATGCCAACTCTTGCCTACATGTAGCGAGCTCAGTTTTCAGGGTTGAAATCTCCTGTTCAGCTTCTTCTTTAAGCTTCTTTATCTCACTCACTAATACAGTTCTACTGTCTTCTGCCTTCTCGTTTTCTTGAGAAAACCGAGAAACATTTGTATTTAACTGTAAAATTGCATCTTCAAGGGACTTTATAGTCTTTTTAGCTTCATCAAGATTACTAGCATGAGAAGAAACTTCCTCTTTAACTTTGTGTACCTCCATCTGAGCCTCTTCTTTTTCACTCATGATCATAGACATGTTGTTCTCTGCAAGTGCCAATGCCTCCTGAAACTTGCTTGTTTGAGAAGTAACTTCCTCCCTTGCTTTATGTAATTCCTCTTCCACGCGACACTTGGCCACCTCTAATTCACTCTTCTCTTCGGTTAGTAAACTGATGGTTTTCTCTGAATCTGCGACTTTATCTTCCAGTAATTTCAAGGTTTTTAGGGTTTCCATCAATTTAATATTCAATCTACCACTTTCATCTTTTAAGATTTCCATTTCTTGTTCTGCCTGAATCTTTGAAACTTCTAGTTCCCTCTTTTCTTCAGATAATTGAGACACGTTTTTCTCTGAAACTAATAATGCATCTTCAAGAGATTTCATGTTGGTCAAAGCTTCAGTCAACTTGCTTGCAAGTTCATTGGCTTCACCTTTAACATATCCTAGCTCCAGTTCTGCTTGAGCCTTGGCAATTTGCCATTCACTTAAACACGTTGTAAACCACTTCACCTTCTCAACTGGTTCTTTCAAATCTACCGAAAAAAGAATATTAATACCATCAATTATCTCAACTATTTCCTGTAGCATCATATTGCTTTGAGCTAACAACTGCCCAGTTTGATCCCTTTCAGATTCCAGTTTTGCGATTTGATCCCTGTAGTCACTAAATGTTGACTCTTGTTTCTGAAAGTCAACCATCAGCGCCTCAATCTGAGTGTTCTTTTCAGCCATTTGTTGTTTCATGTTCTCACGTTCTTGAACAAGACCCTTTCCTTTCTTAACTGCCATAGACAATTTCTCCCTCAATAAAGACGCTTTCTCCTCAGATCGTTGAAGATTTACCTGCAAAGAGTTCACCTCATCTTTTGAAGCACGAAGTTCTTCAGAAACCTTCACTAGTTCTAACTTAAGAATTTGCTCATGGATGTTAGAATCCAAATCATTTACATACAACAAAGTTTGAATCTTTTCAAGTACTTCAATGTCCTTGAGTGATGATTTAGTGGTAGCAATCATCTGATTCTTTTCCTCAACAACTTCTTCATACTTGCTTGTCATTTCTTCAAACTCCTCTTTAAGACGGTGTTTCTCCTGTGATTCGGTTAGCAATGTTGCAGTTAAATGATCAATTTGTGCACTGGCGGCCTCTTTCGTTGCGTTAAATTCATCTTGTAGCTTAATTAATTGATCTTTCACAAGACTAAACGATTCTAACAACCAACTAACTTGCGATTCCAAGTTAGGAAACTGTGCAACTTCTGGTAAACTTAAAGAAAGAATTTCTGCACACTTTGCAAGGACCATGTCCCGTTGCATAAGAGCTTCTTGCAGCGAGTTAGCAAAAGTTTCAGTCTGAGTCAACTCACTATTTCTCAACTCGGCAGCTTCTAAGGAAGTTGACTTTTCTTGCAATTCGGACAAACATCTTTCTAGTTCACTAGTTTTCTCAGCAACTGACTGTTTTAATGAGTCACGTTGTTGGACCAGTGCCTTACCTTTCGTTACAGCCAT
This genomic stretch from Helianthus annuus cultivar XRQ/B chromosome 8, HanXRQr2.0-SUNRISE, whole genome shotgun sequence harbors:
- the LOC110873912 gene encoding cytadherence high molecular weight protein 2 translates to MEDDNDLEQVTGSPSSGENEFVHVESVDSAQMDVNSIDQVEHLEQDDGVVVTGVDAVQDELHAVRTHEDGGHDEFVDCPDDLLSSGGRSPASESRPRQLPFRDDTEHSRNQASEIEKQIIPQDYEEERRMLIKEVTNLHRQLKALSKQQPLIDASYAGESSDLTSGTEEGDEKSVIPLREMVNECSGFIELSLNERLQSEGTIKELYATLHAKDKEIEDLMTRVNEQSISHDVQSFEAVADRVLSSLAVAFGDAELSDTSVSGKLSHIEKSTMFLLENYHNVLSEMQMLAHCLAEVNSDFQMENGMVNVFPSVRDELVRLKRKEFELNEKNTLLEYQHGQLMEQLDKNRETIEVLNAEIGKLKAEVEQEKTRYTNTKEKLSMAVTKGKALVQQRDSLKQSVAEKTSELERCLSELQEKSTSLEAAELRNSELTQTETFANSLQEALMQRDMVLAKCAEILSLSLPEVAQFPNLESQVSWLLESFSLVKDQLIKLQDEFNATKEAASAQIDHLTATLLTESQEKHRLKEEFEEMTSKYEEVVEEKNQMIATTKSSLKDIEVLEKIQTLLYVNDLDSNIHEQILKLELVKVSEELRASKDEVNSLQVNLQRSEEKASLLREKLSMAVKKGKGLVQERENMKQQMAEKNTQIEALMVDFQKQESTFSDYRDQIAKLESERDQTGQLLAQSNMMLQEIVEIIDGINILFSVDLKEPVEKVKWFTTCLSEWQIAKAQAELELGYVKGEANELASKLTEALTNMKSLEDALLVSEKNVSQLSEEKRELEVSKIQAEQEMEILKDESGRLNIKLMETLKTLKLLEDKVADSEKTISLLTEEKSELEVAKCRVEEELHKAREEVTSQTSKFQEALALAENNMSMIMSEKEEAQMEVHKVKEEVSSHASNLDEAKKTIKSLEDAILQLNTNVSRFSQENEKAEDSRTVLVSEIKKLKEEAEQEISTLKTELATCRQELASKNGKMAPQLEGFFGNLQVFLKDESLLFSFKQSFERKVESLREIDRLLKDMKDNIDSEQLQDHHDIEELQSPPFLPAGFENDWNTGLIYDEFNAEDTEGIGLYVGRTLDNLNTKNQILANQFGNFSTLIDDIIGSLLKQLEAIRNNIPFMVQQTISLQQNMKSMQMDKQMQDNKMVMLENSIKVLVSVCADVTKDLKFHLENHMLQTDPTIGVDDVAVTDVKAAADELLSAARNIQSVIKQHVSDKENMSTTLERLKVELEKNSSMYDNSKEVIKELESELEKSRSMYDKSKEVIEELHGELEKTRSVYEEVKEENDALQRKVMKFETELEASRNTCKEMSPKLEDYRAKEEKWNAREKELSAQSIPLVKDHEGDSENALLSASQIKTLFDKIDGITVPFPNLIVGETQPLDSNPVKKLFYIIDSVNELLDQLTLLTHAKEDLRSTLSKQAFEVDLLKGEYKDGLQNIIQKFGGDESIGVKKPADVAGLLLVLERLVQGIVLDGKNSRSKAQELSSRVKFLEDFIQNRTGASDTIQKAPSLPAGSEISEIDDQVAVGKAGLPLVPSAAQMRSLRKGSNEQLAITIDSDSERLLDRSATVEDKGHIFKSLHTSGLVPVQGKMIADRLDGIWVSGGQALMRRPRARLGLIAYWLVLHLWLLGTIL